A window of the Planococcus citri chromosome 4, ihPlaCitr1.1, whole genome shotgun sequence genome harbors these coding sequences:
- the LOC135843288 gene encoding uncharacterized protein LOC135843288 isoform X2 — protein sequence MPETSENAEKLKALSTRKSRLRSSLTRSMSYVSEKLATADFNEVKVKLTMVEDIYKNYLALLDEFDNFEVPDLDPFIEKFEDDYIAIKGKLESSIEKFSNSSAVPGFKRQCTTESGGSGSCCSSSKATIKLPKLELKKYGGNLLEFESFWSSFNSAVHNTDLEATDKFTYLRNNLVGEAELLLKGMGTTAANYPIAYEMVKKKFGNKKKLIDLLYDNLTKIPKSNKWTKNLRNTYDNIESNLHALEGVGENIQNNTILYSMIMKKFPFDIIMKADLDVASNDLSELRQKVGELIWKQEQYCGTTESLITGDRKPSKKCIYCGETSHYSDECSKITTLEDRRKKLNGRCIICLNPGHLAKDCTVNKPCVHCKKRRSHHRSLCIKLFSKEVSNPEPTESLLMKDQEGNLLAATINVGNESRVQKVTSILDSGSRRSYITTRLADKLKLKPLHYETIRISTICSEAPREISTKVVSLDIFTNDGEKIKITANTIPKIINRINHHDIKLDSRFKKFKLAEVDKNLVPELLIGNDYMFDFMVMEKVIIDDSTSLINSKFGWLVVGRIDKNHETPVFFSEIEMVENLWKLDAIGIDDSTSVEDIGDELAVKSFYDNIELIDNRYEVAWPWKEYPPDLKSNKGLAYGRLKSQMRKFEKNKELFDEYDKVIKYQESQGIIERVNESINDKEDLVHYLPHHEVLTPERIVKKIDKSFNYRYVPSAENPADIASRGAEVQDLNSFWWEGPTWLKEMEVAWPKAMNLQFESEPEPEPEPVLISNNTAVIQPPFKIDCTQFKTLNYLLDATLSYMKNVNPNNIVQKTEEAFNQWIMYIQNKNYPDISQPNPLGLKRDSQNIIRCHGRLVESCLDDDAKFPILLPEKEYFTHLLIEKIHIDNYHVGVSHTLSELRKNFWIPKGRSTVYYVLKKCANCKYYDGGPYKYPAIPPLPEFRVNQSSPFSCCGIDTFGPLYVSDNSVQKKVFVSIFVCMITRAIHLELLENMTTQEFLLAFRNFIALRTIPKFVISDNAPQFKITKSAFENLWQQIISDNDVIDFCKNNLIEWKLLPEYAPWHGGFYERLIGIVKMSLKKTIFNCIITENQLRTVLYEVTSVINSRPIVYVGENDSNVLTPNDLMNTKFDFIPDIDNVKNIKRDVIVNLWKRSNDIINQFWNVWKFQYLTSLRERNISIKQKKNVVDLVPKVGDIVLIEGDKKFCPRGEWKVGKVINVNVSSDSNVRSAIVETKNSKLTRPINKLYPLETS from the exons atgccgGAAACCAGCGAAAATGCCGAAAAGCTAAAAGCGTTATCCACCCGAAAGTCCAGACTTCGTTCTTCACTGACTAGAAGTATGTCATACGTAAGTGAGAAGCTGGCGACGGCAGATTTTAACGAAGTTAAAGTGAAATTGACAATGGTCGAAGAtatatataaaaattatcttGCTTTACTTGACGAATTCGACAACTTCGAAGTTCCGGATCTGGACCCTTTCATAGAAAAATTCGAAGATGACTACATCGCCATTAAAGGTAAATTAGAAAGCAGtatcgaaaaattctctaatAGCAGTGCTGTTCCAGGTTTTAAAAGACAGTGTACAACTGAATCTGGTGGTAGCGGTAGTTGTTGTTCTTCTTCAAAAGCTACGATTAAGTTACCAAAGTTGGAGTTGAAGAAATATGGTGGTAATCTACTTGAATTCGAATCGTTTTGGTCTTCGTTCAACTCAGCTGTACATAATACTGATTTAGAAGCAACTGATAAATTTACGTACTTGAGAAATAACCTGGTAGGCGAAGCTGAATTATTGTTGAAAGGTATGGGTACCACTGCTGCAAACTATCCAATCGCATacgaaatggtaaaaaagaagtttggtaataaaaagaaattaattgatttattatacgataatttaacgaaaattccaaaaagtaacaaatggactaaaaatttgcgaaatactTACGATAATATTGAATCGAATTTACATGCTTTAGAAGGTGTaggtgaaaatattcaaaacaacaCCATACTGTACTCGATGATTATGAAGAAGTTTCCATTTGATATAATTATGAAAGCCGATTTGGATGTTGCAAGTAACGATTTATCCGAATTGAGGCAGAAAGTTGGCGAATTGATATGGAAACAAGAGCAATATTGTG gtactaCAGAGAGCTTGATAACTGGTGATAGAAAACCGagtaaaaaatgtatctattgCGGTGAAACGTCACATTATTCCGATGAATGCAGCAAAATAACGACATTGGAAGACCGAAGAAAGAAATTGAATGGTCGTTGCATCATTTGTTTGAATCCTGGTCATCTCGCTAAAGACTGTACGGTAAACAAACCATGTGTACATTGTAAGAAACGTCGTAGTCATCATCGTAGTTtatgtattaaattattttcaaaagaagttaGTAATCCTGAACCAACTGAATCTTTACTAATGAAAGATCAAGAAGGTAACCTGTTAGCAGCCACAATCAACGTTGGTAATGAAAGTCGTGTTCAGAAAGTTACCTCAATTCTGGATAGCGGTTCAAGAAGATCGTACATTACTACGAGGTTGGctgataaattaaaattgaagccTCTTCATTATGAAACGATTAGAATTTCTACGATTTGTTCCGAAGCTCCtcgagaaatttcaaccaaGGTCGTTAGtttagatatttttacaaatgatggtgaaaaaataaaaatcactgcaAATACGATACCTAAAATTATTAATCGAATAAATCACCACGATATTAAGTTAGATTCCAGATTCAAGAAATTCAAGCTCgctgaagttgataaaaatcttgtACCTGAACTCCTGATTGGAAATGACTACATGTTCGATTTTATGGTCATGGAAAAAGTAATTATTGATGATTCAACTTCGTTaatcaattcgaaatttggATGGCTGGTTGTTGGTCGAATCGATAAAAACCACGAAACTCCAGTTTTCTTCTCCGAGATTGAAATGGTAGAAAACCTATGGAAATTAGATGCGATTGGGATAGATGATTCAACCTCAGTGGAGGATATTGGCGATGAACTTGCGGTAAAAAGTTTTTATGATAATATAGAATTGATAGATAATCGTTATGAAGTAGCTTGGCCCTGGAAAGAGTACCCTCCTGATTTAAAATCGAACAAAGGGCTCGCCTACGGTCGTTTGAAATCTCAGAtgagaaaattcgaaaagaacAAAGAATTATTCGACGAATATGACAAAGTGATCAAATACCAAGAGTCTCAAGGTATTATCGAACGAGTCAACGAATCTATCAACGATAAAGAAGATTTAGTTCATTATCTTCCGCATCACGAAGTTCTGACACCAG aaagaattgtgaagaaaattgataaatcgtTCAATTATCGCTACGTTCCATCTGCTGAAAATCCTGCTGATATAGCCAGTCGCGGTGCAGAAGTGCAAGATTTGAATTCGTTCTGGTGGGAAGGCCCCACATGGTTGAAAGAGATGGAAGTTGCTTGGCCAAAGGCaatgaatttacaatttgaatccgaacctgaacctgaaccagAACCAGTACTTATCTCCAATAATACAGCTGTAATTCAGCCTCCTTTTAAAATCGATTGTACTCAATTTAAAACCCTCAACTATCTACTTGATGCAACGTTAAGCtacatgaaaaatgtcaatccGAATAATATTGTTCAGAAAACCGAAGAAGCTTTCAACCAGTGGATTATGTatatccaaaacaaaaattatcctgaTATTTCGCAACCTAATCCGCTTGGTTTAAAACgtgattctcaaaatattatacgTTGTCATGGACGCCTGGTTGAATCATGTCTCGACGATGATGCAAAGTTTCCAATACTTCTACCTGAGAAAGAATACTTCACTCacttattaattgaaaaaattcatatcgatAACTATCATGTTGGCGTTTCGCATACTCTCtctgaattgagaaaaaatttctggattccAAAAGGCAGATCGACGGTGTACtacgttctaaaaaaatgtgCTAACTGCAAATACTACGATGGTGGTCCATATAAATATCCTGCAATTCCTCCGTTACCTGAATTTCGTGTAAATCAAAGCAGTCCGTTTTCCTGTTGTGGTATCGACACATTTGGTCCTTTATATGTCAGTGATAACTCAGTccagaaaaaagtatttgttagtatttttgtttgtatgaTTACGCGTGCGATTCACTTAGAACTTTTAGAGAATATGACCACTCAAGAATTCCTACTcgcttttcgtaattttatagcATTACGCACAATTCCAAAATTCGTAATAAGTGACAACGCGCCacaatttaaaataaccaaatcagcttttgaaaatctttggcaacaaataatttctgataatgatgtaatagatttttgtaaaaataatttgatagaATGGAAACTGTTGCCTGAATATGCCCCGTGGCATGGCGGTTTTTACGAAAGATTAATCGGTATAGTGAAAATGTCgctaaagaaaacaatttttaattgtataatAACAGAAAATCAATTGAGAACCGTGTTGTATGAAGTAACTTCTGTTATTAATTCGCGTCCTATTGTTTACGTAGGTGAAAATGATAGTAATGTATTAACACCTAATGATTTGATGAAtaccaaattcgattttattccgGATATTGATaatgttaaaaatattaaacgtgATGTAATCGTAAATTTATGGAAAAGATCTAACgatattattaatcaattttggaacgtttggaaatttcaatatttaactAGTCTTCGTGAACGTAATATTagtataaaacaaaagaaaaatgtagtaGACTTAGTTCCTAAAGTAGGAGATATCGTATTAATtgaaggtgataaaaaattttgtcctaGAGGAGAGTGGAAAGTTGGTAAAGTAATTAATGTTAATGTTAGCTCAGACAGTAATGTTAGATCAGCAAtcgttgaaactaaaaattctaaacttacCCGTCCCATTAACAAATTGTATCCCTTGGAAACatcgtaa
- the LOC135843288 gene encoding uncharacterized protein LOC135843288 isoform X1 — MPETSENAEKLKALSTRKSRLRSSLTRSMSYVSEKLATADFNEVKVKLTMVEDIYKNYLALLDEFDNFEVPDLDPFIEKFEDDYIAIKGKLESSIEKFSNSSAVPGFKRQCTTESGGSGSCCSSSKATIKLPKLELKKYGGNLLEFESFWSSFNSAVHNTDLEATDKFTYLRNNLVGEAELLLKGMGTTAANYPIAYEMVKKKFGNKKKLIDLLYDNLTKIPKSNKWTKNLRNTYDNIESNLHALEGVGENIQNNTILYSMIMKKFPFDIIMKADLDVASNDLSELRQKVGELIWKQEQYCGTTESLITGDRKPSKKCIYCGETSHYSDECSKITTLEDRRKKLNGRCIICLNPGHLAKDCTVNKPCVHCKKRRSHHRSLCIKLFSKEVSNPEPTESLLMKDQEGNLLAATINVGNESRVQKVTSILDSGSRRSYITTRLADKLKLKPLHYETIRISTICSEAPREISTKVVSLDIFTNDGEKIKITANTIPKIINRINHHDIKLDSRFKKFKLAEVDKNLVPELLIGNDYMFDFMVMEKVIIDDSTSLINSKFGWLVVGRIDKNHETPVFFSEIEMVENLWKLDAIGIDDSTSVEDIGDELAVKSFYDNIELIDNRYEVAWPWKEYPPDLKSNKGLAYGRLKSQMRKFEKNKELFDEYDKVIKYQESQGIIERVNESINDKEDLVHYLPHHEVLTPGKSTSLRVVYDGSAKSRKIDKSLNDCIFRGRVLLETLCGLILRLMLRCFVLTSDIEKAFLQIGLKLRDRDFVRFIWIKDFNKPLNFDNLIIFRFTKIPFGVIASPFLLTLTIIFHLNQYDSKFVPLLLRSFYVDNLILSVDSVDEAIDLYNFSKSCFNDASMNLRNWVTNCNELKNVLKPEDRLDVSEISILGLKWNVKNDTFVINHKLTNSTIIITKREVVKKVSSIFDPLGFLCPVVLPAKLFIRYLWGKNLDWDDVLDEKDQKSWKELLDNLKCISNVEIDRYVFRGTNACNDFDLHCFVDASQKAYAATVYVKKNNLTRLVFAKSRLAPRNNLTIPKLELLAIYIGSQIVNFVKNEFSDVNIKNIYVWSDSKCVLSWLCSKKVLPKFVERIVKKIDKSFNYRYVPSAENPADIASRGAEVQDLNSFWWEGPTWLKEMEVAWPKAMNLQFESEPEPEPEPVLISNNTAVIQPPFKIDCTQFKTLNYLLDATLSYMKNVNPNNIVQKTEEAFNQWIMYIQNKNYPDISQPNPLGLKRDSQNIIRCHGRLVESCLDDDAKFPILLPEKEYFTHLLIEKIHIDNYHVGVSHTLSELRKNFWIPKGRSTVYYVLKKCANCKYYDGGPYKYPAIPPLPEFRVNQSSPFSCCGIDTFGPLYVSDNSVQKKVFVSIFVCMITRAIHLELLENMTTQEFLLAFRNFIALRTIPKFVISDNAPQFKITKSAFENLWQQIISDNDVIDFCKNNLIEWKLLPEYAPWHGGFYERLIGIVKMSLKKTIFNCIITENQLRTVLYEVTSVINSRPIVYVGENDSNVLTPNDLMNTKFDFIPDIDNVKNIKRDVIVNLWKRSNDIINQFWNVWKFQYLTSLRERNISIKQKKNVVDLVPKVGDIVLIEGDKKFCPRGEWKVGKVINVNVSSDSNVRSAIVETKNSKLTRPINKLYPLETS; from the exons atgccgGAAACCAGCGAAAATGCCGAAAAGCTAAAAGCGTTATCCACCCGAAAGTCCAGACTTCGTTCTTCACTGACTAGAAGTATGTCATACGTAAGTGAGAAGCTGGCGACGGCAGATTTTAACGAAGTTAAAGTGAAATTGACAATGGTCGAAGAtatatataaaaattatcttGCTTTACTTGACGAATTCGACAACTTCGAAGTTCCGGATCTGGACCCTTTCATAGAAAAATTCGAAGATGACTACATCGCCATTAAAGGTAAATTAGAAAGCAGtatcgaaaaattctctaatAGCAGTGCTGTTCCAGGTTTTAAAAGACAGTGTACAACTGAATCTGGTGGTAGCGGTAGTTGTTGTTCTTCTTCAAAAGCTACGATTAAGTTACCAAAGTTGGAGTTGAAGAAATATGGTGGTAATCTACTTGAATTCGAATCGTTTTGGTCTTCGTTCAACTCAGCTGTACATAATACTGATTTAGAAGCAACTGATAAATTTACGTACTTGAGAAATAACCTGGTAGGCGAAGCTGAATTATTGTTGAAAGGTATGGGTACCACTGCTGCAAACTATCCAATCGCATacgaaatggtaaaaaagaagtttggtaataaaaagaaattaattgatttattatacgataatttaacgaaaattccaaaaagtaacaaatggactaaaaatttgcgaaatactTACGATAATATTGAATCGAATTTACATGCTTTAGAAGGTGTaggtgaaaatattcaaaacaacaCCATACTGTACTCGATGATTATGAAGAAGTTTCCATTTGATATAATTATGAAAGCCGATTTGGATGTTGCAAGTAACGATTTATCCGAATTGAGGCAGAAAGTTGGCGAATTGATATGGAAACAAGAGCAATATTGTG gtactaCAGAGAGCTTGATAACTGGTGATAGAAAACCGagtaaaaaatgtatctattgCGGTGAAACGTCACATTATTCCGATGAATGCAGCAAAATAACGACATTGGAAGACCGAAGAAAGAAATTGAATGGTCGTTGCATCATTTGTTTGAATCCTGGTCATCTCGCTAAAGACTGTACGGTAAACAAACCATGTGTACATTGTAAGAAACGTCGTAGTCATCATCGTAGTTtatgtattaaattattttcaaaagaagttaGTAATCCTGAACCAACTGAATCTTTACTAATGAAAGATCAAGAAGGTAACCTGTTAGCAGCCACAATCAACGTTGGTAATGAAAGTCGTGTTCAGAAAGTTACCTCAATTCTGGATAGCGGTTCAAGAAGATCGTACATTACTACGAGGTTGGctgataaattaaaattgaagccTCTTCATTATGAAACGATTAGAATTTCTACGATTTGTTCCGAAGCTCCtcgagaaatttcaaccaaGGTCGTTAGtttagatatttttacaaatgatggtgaaaaaataaaaatcactgcaAATACGATACCTAAAATTATTAATCGAATAAATCACCACGATATTAAGTTAGATTCCAGATTCAAGAAATTCAAGCTCgctgaagttgataaaaatcttgtACCTGAACTCCTGATTGGAAATGACTACATGTTCGATTTTATGGTCATGGAAAAAGTAATTATTGATGATTCAACTTCGTTaatcaattcgaaatttggATGGCTGGTTGTTGGTCGAATCGATAAAAACCACGAAACTCCAGTTTTCTTCTCCGAGATTGAAATGGTAGAAAACCTATGGAAATTAGATGCGATTGGGATAGATGATTCAACCTCAGTGGAGGATATTGGCGATGAACTTGCGGTAAAAAGTTTTTATGATAATATAGAATTGATAGATAATCGTTATGAAGTAGCTTGGCCCTGGAAAGAGTACCCTCCTGATTTAAAATCGAACAAAGGGCTCGCCTACGGTCGTTTGAAATCTCAGAtgagaaaattcgaaaagaacAAAGAATTATTCGACGAATATGACAAAGTGATCAAATACCAAGAGTCTCAAGGTATTATCGAACGAGTCAACGAATCTATCAACGATAAAGAAGATTTAGTTCATTATCTTCCGCATCACGAAGTTCTGACACCAGGTAAAAGTACCAGTTTACGAGTTGTTTATGACGGTTCtgcaaaatctcgaaaaattgataaaagctTAAACGATTGTATTTTTCGTGGTCGTGTTCTTTTGGAAACGTTATGCGGTTTGATTTTGCGCTTAATGTTGAGATGTTTTGTATTAACTTCTGAtattgaaaaagcatttttgcAAATCGGTTTGAAATTACGTGATCGCGATTTTGTTAGATTTATTTGGATAAAAGATTTTAATAAACCGCTAAACTTCGATAATTTGATTATATTTCGCTTTACTAAAATTCCGTTCGGTGTTATTGCTAGTCCGTTTTTGTTAactttaacaataatttttcatttaaatcaatATGATTCGAAGTTCGTTCCGCTATTACTAAGAAGTTTTTATGTGGATAATCTTATCTTGAGTGTCGATTCGGTAGATGAAGCTATTgatctttataatttttcaaaatcttgttttaatGATGCTTCGATGAATTTACGTAATTGGGTTACAAATTGTAATGaacttaaaaatgttttaaaaccaGAAGATCGTTTAGATGTATCTGAAATTAGTATTTTAGGGTTAAAATGGAATgttaaaaatgatacttttgtGATTAATCATAAACTCACTAATTCGACTATTATTATTACAAAAcgtgaagttgtaaaaaaggtatcctcgatttttgatccgTTAGGTTTTTTGTGTCCTGTTGTTTTACCAGCTAAATTATTTATTCGATATTTATGGGGCAAAAACTTAGATTGGGATGATGTTTTAGATGAGAAAGATCAAAAGTCGTGGAAAGAATTATTAGATAACTTGAAATGTATTTCGAATGTAGAAATAGATCGGTACGTATTTCGTGGCACTAATGCTtgtaatgattttgatttacatTGTTTCGTTGACGCGTCTCAAAAAGCTTATGCTGCAACTGTTTAcgttaagaaaaataatttaactcGTCTCGTTTTTGCTAAATCTCGTCTCGCTCCTCGCAATAATTTAACTATTCCAAAGTTAGAATTGTTAGCTATATATATCGGTAGTCAAATCGTGAATTTCGTTAAGAATGAATTTTCTGATgttaatatcaaaaatatttatgtatggTCCGATTCCAAATGTGTATTATCATGGTTatgttcgaaaaaagttttgcccaaatttgtagaaagaattgtgaagaaaattgataaatcgtTCAATTATCGCTACGTTCCATCTGCTGAAAATCCTGCTGATATAGCCAGTCGCGGTGCAGAAGTGCAAGATTTGAATTCGTTCTGGTGGGAAGGCCCCACATGGTTGAAAGAGATGGAAGTTGCTTGGCCAAAGGCaatgaatttacaatttgaatccgaacctgaacctgaaccagAACCAGTACTTATCTCCAATAATACAGCTGTAATTCAGCCTCCTTTTAAAATCGATTGTACTCAATTTAAAACCCTCAACTATCTACTTGATGCAACGTTAAGCtacatgaaaaatgtcaatccGAATAATATTGTTCAGAAAACCGAAGAAGCTTTCAACCAGTGGATTATGTatatccaaaacaaaaattatcctgaTATTTCGCAACCTAATCCGCTTGGTTTAAAACgtgattctcaaaatattatacgTTGTCATGGACGCCTGGTTGAATCATGTCTCGACGATGATGCAAAGTTTCCAATACTTCTACCTGAGAAAGAATACTTCACTCacttattaattgaaaaaattcatatcgatAACTATCATGTTGGCGTTTCGCATACTCTCtctgaattgagaaaaaatttctggattccAAAAGGCAGATCGACGGTGTACtacgttctaaaaaaatgtgCTAACTGCAAATACTACGATGGTGGTCCATATAAATATCCTGCAATTCCTCCGTTACCTGAATTTCGTGTAAATCAAAGCAGTCCGTTTTCCTGTTGTGGTATCGACACATTTGGTCCTTTATATGTCAGTGATAACTCAGTccagaaaaaagtatttgttagtatttttgtttgtatgaTTACGCGTGCGATTCACTTAGAACTTTTAGAGAATATGACCACTCAAGAATTCCTACTcgcttttcgtaattttatagcATTACGCACAATTCCAAAATTCGTAATAAGTGACAACGCGCCacaatttaaaataaccaaatcagcttttgaaaatctttggcaacaaataatttctgataatgatgtaatagatttttgtaaaaataatttgatagaATGGAAACTGTTGCCTGAATATGCCCCGTGGCATGGCGGTTTTTACGAAAGATTAATCGGTATAGTGAAAATGTCgctaaagaaaacaatttttaattgtataatAACAGAAAATCAATTGAGAACCGTGTTGTATGAAGTAACTTCTGTTATTAATTCGCGTCCTATTGTTTACGTAGGTGAAAATGATAGTAATGTATTAACACCTAATGATTTGATGAAtaccaaattcgattttattccgGATATTGATaatgttaaaaatattaaacgtgATGTAATCGTAAATTTATGGAAAAGATCTAACgatattattaatcaattttggaacgtttggaaatttcaatatttaactAGTCTTCGTGAACGTAATATTagtataaaacaaaagaaaaatgtagtaGACTTAGTTCCTAAAGTAGGAGATATCGTATTAATtgaaggtgataaaaaattttgtcctaGAGGAGAGTGGAAAGTTGGTAAAGTAATTAATGTTAATGTTAGCTCAGACAGTAATGTTAGATCAGCAAtcgttgaaactaaaaattctaaacttacCCGTCCCATTAACAAATTGTATCCCTTGGAAACatcgtaa